The following proteins come from a genomic window of Pseudomonas cichorii:
- a CDS encoding WD40 repeat domain-containing protein produces the protein MQRKIFTGTAFLSQKKEFPSHVSSPHEARLLASIPLNFSPKEIDVSPDDTLLFVSHDDGTGVSFIDIESREVVSSIKRGCVGDVAVSPDGRRLYVTGQNECSVIDVQRNALVAILDSEGVDKIAASPDGSFICLSFRYAPGGLIRMVDAIDYNAESDFDLGKMSNAVLVMAISPDGHYIYASELADDPDSVVAMIDTRDYSQVDIPGFRNPCSMAVSADGSQLYVGGFDEMFVTDTATQKILYTLEFGSRGYPVNIIGGTPDDRYVYAIHSCNFDLYRIDTVERTATRIDFFHSVGGAVLNRKGDRLYTTHPDRKWISIYAL, from the coding sequence ATGCAAAGAAAAATATTCACAGGTACGGCTTTCCTGAGCCAAAAGAAAGAATTTCCCTCCCATGTATCGTCTCCCCATGAAGCAAGACTTCTTGCCAGTATTCCTTTGAATTTTTCACCCAAGGAAATTGATGTAAGCCCGGATGACACTCTGCTTTTTGTTTCTCACGACGATGGGACCGGGGTCAGTTTTATCGATATCGAGAGCCGTGAAGTCGTATCCAGTATCAAGAGGGGGTGCGTAGGCGATGTGGCTGTCAGCCCGGATGGACGCAGGCTTTATGTCACAGGACAGAATGAATGCTCAGTGATTGATGTCCAGCGCAATGCACTGGTCGCGATTCTCGATTCGGAGGGTGTCGATAAAATTGCGGCCAGCCCGGACGGGAGTTTCATCTGCCTGTCTTTCCGCTACGCGCCCGGTGGGCTTATACGTATGGTTGACGCCATTGATTACAATGCCGAAAGTGATTTCGACCTGGGCAAAATGTCGAATGCAGTTCTGGTCATGGCAATCAGTCCGGACGGCCATTACATCTATGCATCGGAACTTGCCGATGATCCCGACAGTGTTGTCGCGATGATCGATACGCGGGATTACTCGCAAGTGGATATTCCGGGCTTCAGAAACCCATGCTCCATGGCAGTCAGTGCGGATGGCAGTCAGCTTTATGTCGGCGGTTTTGATGAAATGTTCGTGACCGATACGGCCACGCAGAAGATTCTGTATACGCTGGAGTTCGGTTCAAGGGGTTACCCCGTCAATATCATCGGCGGAACACCGGATGATCGCTATGTGTACGCCATTCATTCCTGCAATTTCGATTTGTACAGAATCGATACGGTTGAAAGAACCGCCACGCGCATCGACTTCTTTCATTCGGTAGGTGGCGCAGTATTGAACCGTAAAGGTGATCGTCTCTATACCACTCACCCAGACAGGAAGTGGATTTCCATTTATGCCTTGTAA
- a CDS encoding 23S rRNA (adenine(2030)-N(6))-methyltransferase RlmJ: MNYRHAFHAGNHADVFKHLTLTRLIALMARKEQPFAYLDTHAGLGLYDLKGDQATRTGEWLEGIGRLWNAPDLPALAADYLQVLHDMNPDGELRYYPGSPELARRLTRERERVLLNEKHPEDGRLLKENMKGDRRVAVHLGEGWHVPRALLPVAEKRAVMLIDPPFEQLDEMKRCAVALKEAIGRMRQTVAAIWYPVKDQRQLKRFYQDLAETGAPKLLRIELHVHPLDTPASLNGSGLAIANPPWGLEEELRELMPYLAEKLGQTRGGWTMDWLIAE, from the coding sequence ATGAATTACCGTCACGCCTTCCACGCTGGCAACCATGCCGATGTGTTCAAACACCTGACCCTGACTCGCTTGATCGCCCTGATGGCGCGCAAGGAGCAACCTTTCGCCTATCTCGACACCCACGCCGGACTTGGGCTTTACGACCTCAAGGGCGATCAGGCCACCCGCACCGGTGAATGGCTGGAAGGTATCGGGCGCTTGTGGAATGCGCCGGACCTGCCTGCGCTGGCAGCCGATTACCTGCAAGTGCTGCACGACATGAACCCCGATGGCGAACTGCGGTATTACCCGGGCTCGCCGGAGCTGGCCCGTCGCCTGACCCGTGAGCGCGAACGCGTGCTGCTCAACGAGAAACACCCCGAAGACGGGCGGTTGCTCAAGGAGAACATGAAGGGTGATCGTCGGGTGGCCGTGCACCTGGGGGAAGGCTGGCATGTGCCACGGGCCTTGCTGCCGGTTGCCGAGAAGCGCGCCGTGATGCTGATCGATCCGCCTTTCGAGCAGCTCGATGAAATGAAGCGCTGTGCCGTCGCCCTCAAGGAAGCCATCGGCCGCATGCGCCAGACCGTCGCCGCGATCTGGTATCCGGTCAAGGACCAGCGCCAGCTCAAGCGCTTCTACCAGGACCTGGCCGAAACCGGCGCGCCGAAGCTGCTGCGCATAGAGCTTCATGTTCACCCGCTGGACACCCCGGCAAGCCTCAACGGCTCCGGCCTCGCCATCGCCAATCCGCCTTGGGGGCTGGAAGAGGAACTGCGCGAATTGATGCCTTATCTGGCCGAGAAGCTGGGACAGACCCGGGGTGGCTGGACGATGGATTGGTTGATAGCGGAATAG